A genomic window from Glycine soja cultivar W05 chromosome 10, ASM419377v2, whole genome shotgun sequence includes:
- the LOC114372637 gene encoding non-lysosomal glucosylceramidase-like isoform X1, whose amino-acid sequence MVSGNIFHCRKNSWPPQEYISKSTLQLFDYDSSAPPEQAWRRRLNSHANLLKEFRVTFTEAIKMVRLGIRIWSYVREEASHGRKAPIDPFTRESCKPSASQGVPLGGMGSGSISRGFRGEFRQWQIIPSLCEASPVMSNQFSIFISREGGKKKFASVLAPGQHEGLGSSRKPDDQGISSWGWNLSGQHSTYHALFPRAWTVYDGEPDPELKISCRQISPFIPHNYRESSLPAAVFVYTLVNTGKERAKVSLLFTWANSIGGSSHSSGDHVNEPFKAEDGVSGVLLYHKTAKGNPPVTFAIAACETQNVNVSVLPSFGLSEESSMTAKHMWSKMVKDGQFDQENFNSGPSMPSSPGETLCAAVAASTWVEPHGKCTVAFSLAWSSPKVKFVKGSTFNRRYTKFYGTSEKAAADLAHDALTHYNRWEEEIEKWQNPVLKDEALPEWYKFTLFNELYFLVAGGTIWIDSPVLSSNMRNDQDRVRELESAVVKETEDKMSDRKRTVVESTTDSTYDSAVITGHDRADEKLYEDDDDVGRFLYLEGVEYIMWCTYDVHFYASFALLELFPRIELNIQRDFARAVLCEDGRKVKFLAEGNWGIRKVYGAVPHDLGTHDPWHEMNAYNIHDTSKWKDLNPKFVLQVYRDFATTGDLQFGVDVWPAVRAAMEYMEQFDRDGDGLIENDGFPDQTYDTWTVHGVSTYCGCLWLAALQAAAVMALELGDREFAETCKRKFLKAKPAFEEKLWNGTYFNYDSGSSGNSKSIQADQLAGQWYTASSGLPSLFEDSKIKSALRKVYDFNVMKVKGGRMGAVNGMHPNGKVDETCMQSREVWTGVTYGLAATMIHAGMEEEAFTTAEGIFLAGWSEDGYGYWFQTPEAWTMDGHYRSLMYMRPLAIWGMQYAINRPKAILEAPKINIMDRIHLSPVIGGYSHNETGVRKIATKAGCFSNSVFNCAC is encoded by the exons ATGGTTAGCGGCAACATTTTTCATTGTAGAAAAAACTCGTGGCCTCCGCAAGAGTATATCAGTAAATCCACTTTGCAGCTG TTTGATTATGATAGTTCTGCTCCCCCTGAACAAGCTTGGAGAAGGAGATTAAACAGCCATGCCAATCTTCTTAAAGAATTTAGAGTAACTTTTACGGAAGCTATAAAAATG GTTCGATTAGGTATACGCATTTGGTCATATGTTAGGGAAGAGGCTTCTCATGGAAGG AAAGCGCCTATTGATCCTTTCACTCGAGAAAGTTGCAAGCCATCTGCATCTCAAGGAGTTCCACTTGGAGGGATGGG GAGTGGCAGCATATCAAGAGGATTTAGAGGCGAGTTCCGACAATGGCAAATTATTCCCAGCTTATGTGAAGCATCACCAGTCATGTCAAATCAGTTCTCT ATTTTTATAAGTAGAGAGggaggaaagaaaaaatttGCATCAGTCTTGGCTCCTGGCCAGCATGAAGGTTTAGG ATCTAGCAGGAAACCTGATGATCAGGGCATATCATCGTGGGGATGGAATCTAAGTGGCCAGCACTCAACCTACCATGCTTTGTTTCCAAGAGCTTGGACAGTTTATGATG GTGAGCCAGATCCAGAACTAAAAATATCGTGTCGGCAGATATCGCCGTTCATACCACATAATTATAGAGAAAGCAGTCTACCTGCTGCTGTTTTCGTTTATACG TTGGTGAATACTGGTAAGGAAAGAGCTAAAGTCAGCCTTCTGTTTACTTGGGCG AATTCCATTGGTGGAAGCTCACACTCGTCAGGAGATCATGTGAATGAACCATTCAA aGCTGAAGATGGAGTCTCTGGTGTACTTCTATATCACAA GACAGCGAAAGGAAACCCTCCTGTTACCTTTGCCATTGCTGCATGTGAGACACAGAATGTTAATGTTTCTGTTTTGCCAAGTTTTGGGCTGTCTGAAGAAAGTAGTATGACTGCAAAACACATGTGGAGTAAAATGGTGAAG GATGGGCAATTTGACCAGGAGAATTTCAATTCTGGACCTAGCATGCCCTCATCACCTGGAGAGACACTTTGTGCTGCTGTTGCAGCTTCCACATGGGTTGAACCCCATGGAAAATGCACCGTTGCATTTAGTCTTGCATGGTCATCTCCAAAAGTAAAGTTCGTGAAAGGTAGCACTTTCAACAG GAGATATACAAAATTTTACGGGACTTCTGAGAAAGCTGCGGCAGACTTGGCCCATGATGCATTGACAC ATTACAATCGGTGGGAAGAAGAGATTGAGAAATGGCAGAATCCTGTTCTTAAGGATGAGGCCCTACCTGAATG gtacaaatttacattatttaatGAGCTGTACTTTCTTGTTGCTGGAGGAACAATTTGGATTG ACTCTCCTGTGCTATCTTCGAATATGCGGAATGACCAGGATCGAGTAAGGGAGTTAGAAAGTGCAGTTGTGAAAGAAACTGAAGATAAAATGAGCGACCGAAAAAGGACAGTTGTGGAGAGTACAACGGATAGTACCTATGATTCTGCTGTTATTACAGGACATGATCGTGCAGATGAAAAATTgtatgaagatgatgatgatgttggaaGATTCTTGTACTTGGAAGGAGTGGAATATATCATGTGGTGTACATATGATGTGCACTTCTATGCCTCATTTGCCCTTCTTGAGCTCTTTCCTAGGATTGAATTAAATATACAGCGTGACTTTGCTAGAGCTGTCTTGTGTGAAGATGGAAGAAAAGTAAAGTTTCTGGCAGAGGGAAATTGGGGCATTCGCAAGGTTTATGGAGCGGTGCCACATGATTTGGGGACACATGATCCATGGCATGAAATGAATGCCTACAACATCCATGATACTAGCAAGTGGAAGGACCTGAACCCAAAATTTGTTCTTCAGGTGTATCGAGATTTTGCTACCACAGGTGATTTGCAATTTGGAGTAGATGTGTGGCCTGCTGTCCGTGCTGCAATGGAGTACATGGAACAATTTGATAGAGATGGTGATGGTCTTATTGAGAATGATGGGTTCCCTGATCAAACATACGATACATGGACAGTCCATGGTGTGAGCACTTACTGTGGTTGTCTTTGGCTTGCTGCTCTACAAGCTGCAGCTGTAATGGCCCTTGAACTAGGTGACAGAGAATTTGCAGAAACATGTAAAAGGAAGTTTTTGAAGGCTAAGCCAgcatttgaagaaaaattgtgGAATGGTACGTATTTTAACTATGACAGTGGATCAAGCGGTAACAGTAAATCCATTCAAGCAGATCAATTGGCTGGGCAGTGGTATACAGCATCCTCAGGGCTGCCCTCCCTTTTTGAGGATTCTAAAATCAAAAGTGCTCTTCGGAAGGTTTATGATTTCAATGTAATGAAAGTTAAAGGAGGCAGAATGGGTGCTGTAAATGGCATGCATCCCAATGGTAAGGTGGATGAGACCTGTATGCAGTCTCGAGAAGTATGGACAGGTGTGACCTATGGTCTTGCTGCTACAATGATACACGCGGGAATGGAAGAAGAGGCCTTCACAACTGCTGAGGGAATATTTCTAGCAGGCTGGTCAGAAGATGGATATGG GTACTGGTTTCAGACACCAGAGGCATGGACAATGGATGGGCACTACAGGTCCCTTATGTATATGAGGCCCCTAGCTATTTGGGGCATGCAATATGCAATAAATCGGCCCAAGGCAATTCTAGAGGCCCCTAAAATCAATATCATGGACAGAATCCACTTATCTCCTGTTATTGGAGGATACTCTCATAATGAAACAGGTGTGAGGAAGATTGCAACAAAAGCAGGATGCTTTAGCAATTCTGTATTTAATTGTGCTTGCTGA
- the LOC114372637 gene encoding non-lysosomal glucosylceramidase-like isoform X2: MGSGSISRGFRGEFRQWQIIPSLCEASPVMSNQFSIFISREGGKKKFASVLAPGQHEGLGSSRKPDDQGISSWGWNLSGQHSTYHALFPRAWTVYDGEPDPELKISCRQISPFIPHNYRESSLPAAVFVYTLVNTGKERAKVSLLFTWANSIGGSSHSSGDHVNEPFKAEDGVSGVLLYHKTAKGNPPVTFAIAACETQNVNVSVLPSFGLSEESSMTAKHMWSKMVKDGQFDQENFNSGPSMPSSPGETLCAAVAASTWVEPHGKCTVAFSLAWSSPKVKFVKGSTFNRRYTKFYGTSEKAAADLAHDALTHYNRWEEEIEKWQNPVLKDEALPEWYKFTLFNELYFLVAGGTIWIDSPVLSSNMRNDQDRVRELESAVVKETEDKMSDRKRTVVESTTDSTYDSAVITGHDRADEKLYEDDDDVGRFLYLEGVEYIMWCTYDVHFYASFALLELFPRIELNIQRDFARAVLCEDGRKVKFLAEGNWGIRKVYGAVPHDLGTHDPWHEMNAYNIHDTSKWKDLNPKFVLQVYRDFATTGDLQFGVDVWPAVRAAMEYMEQFDRDGDGLIENDGFPDQTYDTWTVHGVSTYCGCLWLAALQAAAVMALELGDREFAETCKRKFLKAKPAFEEKLWNGTYFNYDSGSSGNSKSIQADQLAGQWYTASSGLPSLFEDSKIKSALRKVYDFNVMKVKGGRMGAVNGMHPNGKVDETCMQSREVWTGVTYGLAATMIHAGMEEEAFTTAEGIFLAGWSEDGYGYWFQTPEAWTMDGHYRSLMYMRPLAIWGMQYAINRPKAILEAPKINIMDRIHLSPVIGGYSHNETGVRKIATKAGCFSNSVFNCAC; this comes from the exons ATGGG GAGTGGCAGCATATCAAGAGGATTTAGAGGCGAGTTCCGACAATGGCAAATTATTCCCAGCTTATGTGAAGCATCACCAGTCATGTCAAATCAGTTCTCT ATTTTTATAAGTAGAGAGggaggaaagaaaaaatttGCATCAGTCTTGGCTCCTGGCCAGCATGAAGGTTTAGG ATCTAGCAGGAAACCTGATGATCAGGGCATATCATCGTGGGGATGGAATCTAAGTGGCCAGCACTCAACCTACCATGCTTTGTTTCCAAGAGCTTGGACAGTTTATGATG GTGAGCCAGATCCAGAACTAAAAATATCGTGTCGGCAGATATCGCCGTTCATACCACATAATTATAGAGAAAGCAGTCTACCTGCTGCTGTTTTCGTTTATACG TTGGTGAATACTGGTAAGGAAAGAGCTAAAGTCAGCCTTCTGTTTACTTGGGCG AATTCCATTGGTGGAAGCTCACACTCGTCAGGAGATCATGTGAATGAACCATTCAA aGCTGAAGATGGAGTCTCTGGTGTACTTCTATATCACAA GACAGCGAAAGGAAACCCTCCTGTTACCTTTGCCATTGCTGCATGTGAGACACAGAATGTTAATGTTTCTGTTTTGCCAAGTTTTGGGCTGTCTGAAGAAAGTAGTATGACTGCAAAACACATGTGGAGTAAAATGGTGAAG GATGGGCAATTTGACCAGGAGAATTTCAATTCTGGACCTAGCATGCCCTCATCACCTGGAGAGACACTTTGTGCTGCTGTTGCAGCTTCCACATGGGTTGAACCCCATGGAAAATGCACCGTTGCATTTAGTCTTGCATGGTCATCTCCAAAAGTAAAGTTCGTGAAAGGTAGCACTTTCAACAG GAGATATACAAAATTTTACGGGACTTCTGAGAAAGCTGCGGCAGACTTGGCCCATGATGCATTGACAC ATTACAATCGGTGGGAAGAAGAGATTGAGAAATGGCAGAATCCTGTTCTTAAGGATGAGGCCCTACCTGAATG gtacaaatttacattatttaatGAGCTGTACTTTCTTGTTGCTGGAGGAACAATTTGGATTG ACTCTCCTGTGCTATCTTCGAATATGCGGAATGACCAGGATCGAGTAAGGGAGTTAGAAAGTGCAGTTGTGAAAGAAACTGAAGATAAAATGAGCGACCGAAAAAGGACAGTTGTGGAGAGTACAACGGATAGTACCTATGATTCTGCTGTTATTACAGGACATGATCGTGCAGATGAAAAATTgtatgaagatgatgatgatgttggaaGATTCTTGTACTTGGAAGGAGTGGAATATATCATGTGGTGTACATATGATGTGCACTTCTATGCCTCATTTGCCCTTCTTGAGCTCTTTCCTAGGATTGAATTAAATATACAGCGTGACTTTGCTAGAGCTGTCTTGTGTGAAGATGGAAGAAAAGTAAAGTTTCTGGCAGAGGGAAATTGGGGCATTCGCAAGGTTTATGGAGCGGTGCCACATGATTTGGGGACACATGATCCATGGCATGAAATGAATGCCTACAACATCCATGATACTAGCAAGTGGAAGGACCTGAACCCAAAATTTGTTCTTCAGGTGTATCGAGATTTTGCTACCACAGGTGATTTGCAATTTGGAGTAGATGTGTGGCCTGCTGTCCGTGCTGCAATGGAGTACATGGAACAATTTGATAGAGATGGTGATGGTCTTATTGAGAATGATGGGTTCCCTGATCAAACATACGATACATGGACAGTCCATGGTGTGAGCACTTACTGTGGTTGTCTTTGGCTTGCTGCTCTACAAGCTGCAGCTGTAATGGCCCTTGAACTAGGTGACAGAGAATTTGCAGAAACATGTAAAAGGAAGTTTTTGAAGGCTAAGCCAgcatttgaagaaaaattgtgGAATGGTACGTATTTTAACTATGACAGTGGATCAAGCGGTAACAGTAAATCCATTCAAGCAGATCAATTGGCTGGGCAGTGGTATACAGCATCCTCAGGGCTGCCCTCCCTTTTTGAGGATTCTAAAATCAAAAGTGCTCTTCGGAAGGTTTATGATTTCAATGTAATGAAAGTTAAAGGAGGCAGAATGGGTGCTGTAAATGGCATGCATCCCAATGGTAAGGTGGATGAGACCTGTATGCAGTCTCGAGAAGTATGGACAGGTGTGACCTATGGTCTTGCTGCTACAATGATACACGCGGGAATGGAAGAAGAGGCCTTCACAACTGCTGAGGGAATATTTCTAGCAGGCTGGTCAGAAGATGGATATGG GTACTGGTTTCAGACACCAGAGGCATGGACAATGGATGGGCACTACAGGTCCCTTATGTATATGAGGCCCCTAGCTATTTGGGGCATGCAATATGCAATAAATCGGCCCAAGGCAATTCTAGAGGCCCCTAAAATCAATATCATGGACAGAATCCACTTATCTCCTGTTATTGGAGGATACTCTCATAATGAAACAGGTGTGAGGAAGATTGCAACAAAAGCAGGATGCTTTAGCAATTCTGTATTTAATTGTGCTTGCTGA